From Ancylobacter pratisalsi, one genomic window encodes:
- the hisA gene encoding 1-(5-phosphoribosyl)-5-[(5-phosphoribosylamino)methylideneamino]imidazole-4-carboxamide isomerase codes for MILFPAIDLKDGMCVRLKQGDMAQATVFNHDPAQQAAQFEQQGFRYLHIVDLDGAFAGKPVNAHAVERILEAVTMPVQLGGGIRDLAGVEAWLGKGITRVILGTAAVRDPAFVKEAARRFPGSIAVGLDARDGRVAVEGWAETSDLTALELAQRFEDAGVAAIIYTDISRDGLLKGLNLEATIALAESISIPVVASGGLASLEDVRALLEPRAAKLEGAITGRALYDGRLDPRVALAMVAGLAA; via the coding sequence GTGATCCTTTTCCCCGCTATCGATCTCAAGGACGGCATGTGCGTGCGCCTCAAGCAGGGCGACATGGCGCAGGCCACCGTCTTCAACCATGACCCCGCGCAGCAGGCCGCCCAGTTCGAGCAGCAAGGCTTCCGCTATCTGCATATCGTGGACCTCGACGGAGCGTTCGCCGGCAAGCCGGTGAACGCCCATGCGGTCGAGCGCATCCTCGAAGCGGTGACGATGCCGGTGCAGCTTGGCGGCGGCATTCGCGATCTGGCCGGTGTCGAGGCCTGGCTTGGAAAAGGCATCACCCGGGTGATCCTCGGTACGGCAGCGGTGCGCGATCCTGCCTTCGTCAAGGAAGCGGCCCGCCGCTTTCCGGGCAGTATCGCGGTGGGGCTTGACGCGCGGGACGGGCGTGTGGCCGTGGAAGGCTGGGCCGAAACGTCGGATCTCACGGCGCTGGAGCTGGCGCAGCGCTTCGAGGACGCGGGGGTCGCCGCGATCATCTACACCGACATCTCCCGCGACGGGCTGCTGAAGGGTCTCAACCTTGAGGCCACGATCGCACTGGCGGAATCGATCTCGATTCCCGTCGTCGCCTCCGGCGGCCTCGCCTCGCTCGAGGACGTGCGCGCGCTTCTGGAGCCGCGGGCCGCCAAGCTTGAGGGCGCCATCACCGGGCGCGCACTCTATGATGGCCGGCTCGATCCGCGCGTGGCGCTGGCAATGGTTGCGGGGCTGGCGGCGTGA